From one Rhizobium sp. CIAT894 genomic stretch:
- a CDS encoding SspB family protein gives MGQDHIRYDILAQDALRGVIRKVLAEVGATGRLPGDHHFFITFLTGAAGVRISQHLKSKYPEQMTIVIQHQFWDLKITETHFEIGLSFSDVPEKLVIPFNAIRGFYDPSVNFELEFDVPLADGEELPSGEITAYPVDAAGKPDEAAAAKPSEGDEKKPGSVVSLDSFRKKQ, from the coding sequence ATGGGGCAGGATCATATCCGCTACGACATTCTGGCACAGGATGCACTTCGCGGCGTCATCCGCAAGGTTTTGGCGGAAGTCGGAGCGACGGGCCGTCTGCCCGGCGACCATCACTTCTTCATTACCTTCCTCACCGGTGCTGCCGGCGTACGCATCTCCCAGCACCTGAAGTCGAAATATCCCGAGCAGATGACCATCGTCATCCAGCACCAGTTCTGGGATCTGAAGATCACCGAGACGCATTTCGAGATCGGCCTTTCCTTCTCCGACGTTCCGGAAAAGCTGGTCATCCCGTTCAATGCGATCCGCGGTTTCTACGATCCCTCCGTCAATTTCGAACTCGAATTCGACGTGCCGCTTGCCGATGGCGAGGAGCTGCCGTCAGGCGAGATCACCGCCTATCCTGTCGACGCGGCAGGAAAGCCCGATGAGGCCGCCGCCGCAAAACCCTCCGAAGGTGATGAAAAGAAACCAGGCTCCGTCGTCTCGCTCGACTCTTTCCGCAAAAAGCAGTGA
- the serB gene encoding phosphoserine phosphatase SerB codes for MALVATLVANPSNPMLTAKIAEQAAEAVNASGLYWLADGIACDIALRDGTDVQAAEANILAVIASAPIDLVIQEQETRRKKLLIADMDSTMIGQECIDELAAEVGLKEKVATITARAMNGEIAFEPALRERVALLKGLPISVVDEVIAKRITLTSGGPELIATMKSKGHYTALVSGGFTVFTSRIAATLGFDENRANTLLEDGGILSGFVAEPILGKQAKVDALNEISARLGISPNDAIAVGDGANDLGMLHLAGSGVALHAKPAVAAEAQMRINHGDLTALLYIQGYRKTDFVTG; via the coding sequence ATGGCCCTCGTTGCCACGCTTGTTGCCAATCCGTCAAATCCCATGCTGACAGCCAAGATCGCCGAACAGGCTGCCGAGGCGGTCAATGCTTCCGGCCTCTACTGGCTGGCCGACGGCATCGCCTGCGATATCGCCCTGCGTGACGGCACCGATGTGCAAGCAGCCGAGGCCAATATTCTTGCCGTCATAGCAAGCGCGCCGATCGACCTCGTCATCCAGGAGCAGGAGACCCGCCGCAAGAAGCTGCTGATCGCCGACATGGATTCGACCATGATCGGCCAGGAATGCATCGACGAATTGGCCGCCGAAGTCGGCCTGAAGGAGAAGGTTGCGACCATTACGGCCCGCGCCATGAACGGCGAGATCGCCTTCGAACCTGCCCTGCGGGAGCGCGTCGCCCTGCTGAAGGGTCTGCCGATATCCGTCGTCGATGAAGTGATCGCCAAGCGCATCACGCTGACATCAGGCGGCCCGGAACTGATCGCCACGATGAAGTCGAAAGGTCACTACACCGCGCTGGTCTCCGGCGGCTTCACCGTCTTCACCAGCCGCATTGCCGCTACTCTCGGCTTTGACGAGAACCGCGCCAACACGCTGCTCGAAGACGGCGGCATCCTCTCCGGCTTCGTCGCCGAGCCGATCCTCGGCAAGCAGGCGAAGGTCGATGCGCTGAACGAAATTTCGGCGCGCCTCGGCATTTCGCCGAACGACGCGATCGCTGTCGGCGACGGCGCCAACGATCTCGGCATGCTGCACCTCGCCGGCTCAGGCGTCGCTCTCCACGCCAAGCCGGCAGTCGCTGCCGAAGCGCAGATGCGCATCAACCACGGTGACCTGACCGCGCTGCTCTATATCCAGGGATACCGGAAGACGGATTTCGTCACGGGTTGA
- a CDS encoding ribbon-helix-helix domain-containing protein, translated as MIRKHSATLHGHRTSFSLEDEFWDELRTIAASRSIPLAALISEIDDHRPAGSNLSSALRLHVLAWIKAGGQS; from the coding sequence ATGATCCGCAAGCATTCGGCGACACTGCACGGTCATCGCACCAGTTTCTCACTGGAAGATGAGTTCTGGGACGAGTTGAGGACGATCGCCGCAAGCCGTTCGATACCGCTTGCCGCCCTGATTTCCGAAATCGACGATCACCGTCCTGCCGGCAGCAACCTGTCCTCGGCGCTACGCCTCCATGTTCTCGCCTGGATAAAGGCCGGCGGCCAGTCATGA
- a CDS encoding dihydrofolate reductase, whose translation MADIRRTIIAAVARNGIIGRDGDMPWRLSSDLKRFKALTLGKPIVMGRKTYDSIGKPLPGRPNVVISRQATIGHPDVQMAHSLPEAMTAAERLARETGVDEICIIGGGQVYTQAIDLADRMCITHVEAALDGDASFPAIDPDIWRAGETIAVPAGEKDTYPTRFVVYERRHA comes from the coding sequence ATGGCCGACATCCGCAGGACCATCATCGCCGCCGTTGCCCGCAACGGCATCATCGGCCGCGACGGCGACATGCCCTGGCGGCTTTCGAGCGACCTCAAGCGCTTCAAGGCGCTGACATTGGGCAAGCCCATCGTGATGGGCCGCAAAACCTACGATTCGATCGGCAAGCCGCTGCCGGGGCGGCCGAATGTGGTGATATCAAGGCAGGCGACGATAGGCCACCCGGACGTGCAGATGGCCCATTCGCTGCCGGAGGCGATGACCGCGGCTGAAAGGCTGGCGCGAGAGACCGGCGTCGACGAGATCTGCATTATCGGCGGCGGGCAGGTCTATACACAGGCGATCGACCTTGCCGACCGGATGTGCATCACGCATGTCGAGGCTGCCCTCGATGGGGACGCTTCGTTCCCGGCGATCGATCCCGATATCTGGCGGGCAGGGGAGACCATCGCGGTCCCGGCCGGCGAGAAGGATACCTATCCCACGCGCTTCGTCGTCTATGAACGCCGACACGCCTGA
- a CDS encoding thymidylate synthase, whose amino-acid sequence MKQYLDLLAHVMEKGSDRGDRTGTGTRSVFGYQMRFDLQEGFPVLTTKKLHLRSIIHELLWFLKGDTNIRYLKENGVSIWDEWADENGDLGPVYGAQWRSWPAPDGGHVDQIANLVKGIVNNPNSRRHIVSAWNPAEVDEMALPPCHCLFQFYVADGKLSCQLYQRSADIFLGVPFNIASYALLTMMVAEVTGLKPGDFVHTLGDAHLYHNHFDQAKLQLERRPKPLPFMRINPDVKDIFGFTFDDFELIGYEADASIKAPIAV is encoded by the coding sequence ATGAAGCAATATCTCGATCTCCTCGCCCATGTGATGGAAAAGGGCTCCGACCGGGGCGACCGCACCGGCACCGGCACGCGCTCGGTCTTCGGCTACCAGATGCGCTTCGACCTCCAGGAAGGCTTCCCCGTGCTGACCACGAAGAAGCTGCATCTGCGGTCGATCATTCACGAGCTTTTATGGTTCCTCAAGGGCGACACGAATATCCGTTATCTCAAGGAAAACGGCGTTTCGATCTGGGATGAATGGGCCGATGAAAACGGCGATCTCGGGCCGGTCTACGGCGCCCAATGGCGCTCCTGGCCGGCGCCGGACGGCGGCCATGTCGACCAGATCGCCAATCTCGTCAAAGGTATCGTCAACAACCCGAATTCGCGCCGCCACATCGTCTCGGCATGGAACCCGGCCGAGGTGGACGAGATGGCGCTGCCGCCCTGCCATTGCCTGTTCCAGTTCTATGTTGCCGACGGCAAGCTCTCCTGCCAGCTCTATCAGCGCTCGGCCGATATCTTCCTCGGCGTGCCGTTCAACATCGCCTCCTATGCGCTTTTGACGATGATGGTGGCTGAAGTAACCGGGCTGAAGCCCGGCGATTTCGTCCACACGCTGGGCGACGCCCACCTCTACCACAACCATTTCGACCAGGCGAAGCTGCAACTGGAGCGCCGGCCGAAGCCGCTGCCCTTTATGCGCATCAACCCCGATGTGAAGGACATTTTCGGCTTCACCTTCGACGATTTCGAGCTGATCGGCTACGAGGCCGATGCCAGCATCAAGGCGCCGATCGCCGTCTGA
- a CDS encoding DegQ family serine endoprotease — MAPTNRSPFRRTLALMASAAILAHAGMNGVAYAQAAPETTVPGVAAPAPAAPVLTPPAPAAPQQTAPMQAGVPGNGPASVADLAEGLLDAVVNISTSQNVKDDEGAGPAPRAPDGSPFQEFFNDFFNKQQGNKGGNHNVSSLGSGFVIDPTGYIVTNNHVIEGADDIEINFANGSKLKAKLIGTDTKTDLSVLKVEPKTPLKFVKFGDSSTMRIGDWVMAIGNPFGFGGSVTVGIISGRGRNINAGPYDNFIQTDAAINKGNSGGPLFNMKGEVIGINTAIISPSGGSIGIGFSVPSELASGVVEQLREYGETRRGWLGVRIQPVTDDIADSLGLDSAKGALVAGVIKGGPVDDGSIKAGDVILKFDGKTVSEMRDLPRVVAESTVGKEVDVVVLRDGKEQTVKVKLGRLEDSDQAAAPGDGDGSQDDGVITPDPDENNDMDQPDGGDQAQPAPGAPDQHKGQAAPDAATPRNVLGLSLSLLSAETRKAFGIAESVDGVVVTEVTPGSASAEKGLKPGDVIVEVAQEFMKSPDAVAAKVQALKQEGRRNAQLMIASANGDLRFVAVPME; from the coding sequence ATGGCCCCCACGAATCGCTCGCCCTTCAGACGAACGCTCGCGCTTATGGCCAGCGCTGCAATTCTTGCGCATGCCGGCATGAACGGGGTCGCCTATGCGCAAGCCGCGCCTGAGACGACGGTGCCCGGGGTTGCTGCACCGGCTCCGGCTGCTCCTGTGCTTACACCGCCTGCACCTGCCGCACCGCAGCAGACCGCGCCGATGCAAGCCGGAGTTCCCGGCAATGGTCCGGCTTCGGTTGCCGATCTTGCCGAGGGGCTGCTCGATGCCGTGGTCAACATCTCGACCTCGCAGAATGTGAAGGACGACGAGGGCGCCGGCCCGGCGCCGCGCGCGCCCGACGGCTCGCCGTTCCAGGAATTCTTCAACGATTTCTTCAACAAACAGCAGGGCAACAAGGGCGGCAACCATAATGTCAGCTCGCTCGGCTCCGGTTTCGTCATTGATCCGACAGGCTATATCGTCACCAACAACCATGTGATCGAAGGCGCCGACGACATCGAGATCAATTTCGCCAATGGTTCGAAGCTCAAGGCGAAGCTGATCGGCACGGATACGAAAACCGATCTTTCGGTGCTCAAGGTCGAGCCGAAGACGCCGCTGAAATTCGTGAAATTCGGCGATTCCAGCACGATGCGCATCGGCGACTGGGTGATGGCGATCGGCAACCCGTTCGGCTTCGGCGGTTCGGTGACGGTGGGTATCATTTCCGGGCGCGGCCGCAACATCAATGCCGGGCCCTACGACAATTTCATCCAGACGGATGCGGCGATCAACAAGGGCAATTCCGGTGGGCCGCTCTTCAACATGAAGGGTGAGGTGATCGGCATCAACACGGCGATCATTTCGCCGAGCGGCGGCTCGATCGGCATCGGCTTCTCGGTGCCTTCGGAGCTTGCCTCCGGCGTCGTCGAGCAATTGCGCGAATATGGCGAGACGCGGCGCGGCTGGCTCGGTGTGCGCATCCAGCCGGTGACCGACGATATCGCCGACAGCCTCGGGCTCGACAGCGCCAAGGGCGCGCTGGTCGCCGGCGTCATCAAGGGCGGACCGGTCGACGACGGCTCGATCAAGGCGGGCGACGTCATCCTCAAATTCGACGGCAAGACCGTTAGCGAAATGCGCGATCTGCCGCGCGTCGTGGCGGAAAGCACGGTCGGCAAGGAAGTCGACGTGGTCGTGCTGCGCGACGGCAAGGAGCAGACCGTCAAAGTGAAGCTTGGCCGGCTGGAAGACAGCGATCAGGCGGCAGCACCCGGCGATGGTGACGGTTCGCAGGACGATGGTGTGATTACGCCGGATCCCGACGAGAACAATGATATGGACCAGCCCGACGGCGGCGATCAGGCGCAGCCGGCGCCGGGCGCGCCCGACCAGCATAAGGGCCAGGCGGCGCCGGATGCGGCCACGCCGAGGAACGTGCTCGGGCTGTCGCTCTCGCTTCTGAGCGCTGAGACGCGCAAGGCTTTCGGCATTGCCGAAAGCGTCGACGGTGTCGTCGTCACCGAAGTGACGCCCGGCTCCGCCTCGGCCGAAAAAGGGCTCAAGCCCGGCGACGTGATCGTCGAGGTGGCTCAGGAGTTCATGAAGTCGCCGGATGCGGTCGCCGCCAAGGTGCAGGCGCTGAAGCAGGAAGGGCGCCGCAACGCCCAGTTGATGATCGCATCGGCAAATGGCGATCTGCGGTTCGTGGCGGTGCCGATGGAGTAA
- a CDS encoding protease modulator HflC, which produces MTSNRLPIILLILAIVLVGLYSSIFVVNAREQAIVVRFGQIQSVKTEPGIYFKLPFGFMDADRVQLVEKQALRLDLDNIRVQVQDGQTFDVDAFVIYNISDVRRFRETVSGDREAAEARLRAQLDSSLRRVYGLRDYNAALSEERVAMMLEIRDDLRTDAENLGLHIDDVRIRRTDLSPEVAPNTYNAMRSERLAEAERIRAEGNEEGQRRRAVADRQVVELTAGAQRDAEILRGQGDAERNRVFADAFSKDPAFFEFYRSMAAYSSALSSQDTTLVLSPNTEFFRYFDNAAGALRSPANPAPAVPGAVAPAAPAQPAN; this is translated from the coding sequence ATGACATCGAACAGACTTCCCATCATTCTCCTCATCCTCGCCATCGTGCTGGTCGGGCTTTATTCGTCGATCTTCGTGGTGAATGCACGCGAACAGGCGATTGTCGTCCGCTTCGGCCAGATCCAGTCGGTCAAGACCGAACCCGGCATCTATTTCAAGCTGCCCTTCGGCTTCATGGATGCCGATCGCGTCCAACTGGTCGAAAAGCAGGCGCTAAGGCTCGATCTCGACAATATCCGCGTTCAAGTTCAGGACGGCCAGACCTTCGACGTCGACGCCTTCGTGATCTACAATATTTCGGATGTTCGCCGCTTCCGCGAAACGGTCTCGGGTGATCGCGAGGCCGCCGAAGCGCGGCTGAGGGCGCAGCTCGATTCATCGCTTCGCCGTGTCTACGGCCTGCGTGACTACAATGCCGCGCTTTCGGAAGAGCGTGTCGCGATGATGCTGGAGATCCGCGACGACCTGCGCACGGATGCCGAAAATCTCGGCCTGCATATCGATGACGTTCGTATCCGCCGCACCGATCTTTCGCCGGAGGTTGCGCCCAACACCTACAATGCCATGCGCTCCGAACGTCTGGCCGAAGCCGAGCGTATCCGCGCGGAGGGCAATGAAGAAGGTCAGCGGCGCCGGGCCGTCGCCGACCGCCAGGTCGTCGAGCTGACCGCGGGCGCGCAGCGCGACGCGGAAATCCTGCGCGGTCAAGGCGATGCGGAACGCAACCGCGTCTTCGCCGACGCCTTCAGCAAGGATCCGGCCTTCTTCGAGTTCTATCGCTCGATGGCTGCCTACTCCTCTGCGCTTTCGTCGCAGGATACGACGCTGGTGTTGTCGCCGAATACGGAATTCTTCCGCTATTTCGACAATGCCGCCGGTGCCCTGCGCTCGCCGGCAAATCCGGCGCCGGCAGTTCCTGGCGCAGTGGCTCCGGCAGCGCCTGCTCAGCCGGCGAACTGA
- the hflK gene encoding FtsH protease activity modulator HflK, with amino-acid sequence MPWSNQNGGGGPWGGGGGNNNQGPWGQGPNRPRGGGKGGPPDLEDIIRRGQDQLRNIVPGGFNGGVAVIVVAIVAIFWLIQCVYVVQPDERGVELRFGKPKEEISMPGLHFHFWPMESVETVKVTVQQLNIGATSASSSNGLMLSSDKSVINVQFAVFYTVSDPKAYLFNVENPAETLQQVSDSAMREIVGRRPAQDAFRSNRQPIEVDVLNIVQDTMNRYGAGVTVTGVTIQNVAPPREVADAFEEVQRAGRDRDSTIEDANRYTNQKLGQARGDAARIREDAAAYKDRVVKEAEGEAQRFTAINDEYSKAPEVTRKRLFIETMEQVLKNSKKVIIDEKQGVLPYLPLNEIGKPAQQGG; translated from the coding sequence ATGCCCTGGAGCAATCAGAATGGCGGCGGCGGCCCTTGGGGCGGCGGCGGCGGTAATAACAATCAGGGACCATGGGGCCAGGGGCCGAACCGCCCGCGCGGCGGCGGCAAGGGCGGACCGCCCGACCTGGAAGACATCATCCGGCGTGGACAGGACCAACTGCGCAACATCGTGCCCGGCGGTTTCAACGGCGGCGTGGCGGTGATTGTCGTGGCGATCGTCGCCATCTTCTGGCTGATCCAGTGCGTCTACGTGGTGCAGCCGGACGAGCGCGGCGTCGAACTGCGGTTCGGCAAGCCGAAGGAAGAGATCTCGATGCCCGGTCTGCATTTCCATTTCTGGCCGATGGAAAGCGTCGAGACGGTCAAGGTGACCGTGCAACAGCTGAATATCGGGGCGACCTCGGCGTCGTCTTCGAACGGCTTGATGCTGTCCAGCGACAAGAGCGTCATCAACGTGCAGTTCGCCGTGTTCTATACGGTCAGTGATCCGAAGGCCTATCTCTTCAACGTCGAAAATCCGGCCGAGACCCTGCAGCAGGTTTCCGACAGCGCCATGCGCGAAATCGTCGGCCGCCGTCCGGCGCAGGATGCCTTCCGCAGCAATCGCCAGCCGATCGAAGTGGATGTGCTCAATATCGTGCAGGATACGATGAACCGCTATGGCGCGGGCGTGACCGTGACCGGCGTGACGATCCAGAACGTGGCGCCGCCGCGCGAAGTCGCCGATGCCTTCGAAGAAGTGCAGCGTGCCGGCCGGGACCGCGACAGCACGATCGAAGACGCCAACCGCTACACGAACCAGAAGCTCGGTCAGGCGCGTGGCGATGCGGCGCGAATCCGTGAAGATGCTGCCGCCTACAAGGACCGCGTCGTCAAGGAGGCGGAAGGTGAAGCGCAACGCTTCACTGCGATCAACGACGAATATTCGAAGGCTCCCGAAGTGACCCGCAAGCGGCTGTTCATCGAAACGATGGAACAGGTGCTGAAGAACTCGAAGAAGGTGATCATCGACGAGAAGCAGGGTGTGTTGCCCTATCTGCCGCTCAACGAGATCGGCAAGCCGGCGCAGCAGGGAGGTTGA
- a CDS encoding DUF4169 family protein: MSAEIVNLRQFRKKQARSEKEKQAEQNRISFGRTKAEKQLTRSLNEKADRAHRDGRIETDDDGA; encoded by the coding sequence ATGAGCGCCGAAATCGTCAATCTGCGCCAGTTCCGCAAGAAGCAGGCCCGCTCCGAAAAGGAGAAGCAGGCCGAGCAGAACCGTATTTCCTTCGGCCGCACCAAGGCCGAAAAGCAACTGACCCGCAGCCTGAACGAAAAGGCCGACAGGGCTCATCGCGACGGCCGGATCGAGACGGATGACGACGGCGCGTGA